A single Neoarius graeffei isolate fNeoGra1 chromosome 23, fNeoGra1.pri, whole genome shotgun sequence DNA region contains:
- the fam131aa gene encoding protein FAM131A, which yields MVSFFTCTTPERTCTQTLRYSDSQILRLSDTHSDSQIVRLSDTHLDSQTLRYSDSQTLTQTLRYSDSQVLRLSGTQTLRYSDSQKDPNGLRGLNPESSFCEVDEPVEMLPKSRKALSIQEIAALARSSLNGISQVVKDHVTKPTAMAQGRVAHLIEWKGWSKPLEPSAATLQSHFNSYSHLSEGEQEARFAAGVAEQFAIAEAKLRAWNSVDEEDVEEDCSEEELAHNNELTVTTQSSNTVLSNQESSTRCQPETNQNISEESSVILSHSDGHQNAQQQQRTIEEVQIPAEDLQLSSDEIQKLKCRSFWSRGDSCYHSASYSESGLSPEEEREQEVEDNVFQEVICLYSMSDTSGAVSFDDEVDVEDGEMSRQ from the exons ATGGTGAGTTTCTTCACCTGCACCACACCTGAGAGAACCT GTACTCAGACTCTCAGGTACTCAGACTCTCAGATACTCAGACTCTCAGACACTCACTCAGACTCTCAGATAGTCAGACTCTCAGACACTCACTTAGACTCTCAGACACTTAGATACTCAGACTCTCAGACACTCACTCAGACTCTCAGGTACTCAGACTCTCAGGTACTCAGACTCTCAGGTACTCAGACTCTCAGGTACTCAGACTCTCAG aaagaccccaatgGGCTgcgaggcttgaacccagagtcttctttctgtgag gttgaTGAGCCTGTGGAAATGCTCCCAAAATCCAGAAAAGCGCTCAGCATCCAGGAGATCGCAGCTTTGGCCAGATCATCACTCAATG GCATCTCTCAGGTGGTGAAGGATCATGTGACCAAACCGACAGCGATGGCTCAGGGTCGAGTGGCTCACCTGATCGAGTGGAAAGGCTGGTCCAAACCGTTAGAGCCGTCGGCTGCTACGTTGCAGTCGCATTTTAATTCCTACTCACACCTGAGTGAGGGAGAGCAGGAGGCCCGCTTCGCAGCAG gcgtCGCAGAGCAGTTTGCTATTGCAGAAGCTAAACTCCGAGCCTGGAATTCTGTGGATGAGGAGGATGTGGAGGAAGACTGCTCTGAGGAGGAACTCGCTCACAATAACGAGTTAACAGTCACCACCCAGAGCTCCA ACACCGTGCTGTCCAATCAGGAGAGCTCTACGCGATGCCAGCCTGAAACGAATCAGAACATCAGTGAGGAATCCAGCGTCATCCTGAGTCACTCAGACGGCCATCAAaatgcacaacaacaacaaagaaccATAGAAGAAGTACAGATCCCAGCAGAAGATCTCCAGCTGTCATCAGACGAGATCCAGAAGCTCAAGTGCAGGTCCTTCTGGAGCAGAGGTGATTCTTGCTACCACTCCGCCTCCTACTCCGAGTCTGGGTTATCTCCAGAGGAGGAAAGGGAACAGGAAGTGGAGGACAATGTCTTTCAGGAGGTGATCTGCTTGTACAGCATGTCTGATACGTCAGGAGCTGTGTCCTTCGATGATGAGGTGGACGTGGAGGACGGTGAAATGTCCAGGCAGTGA